The Mus pahari chromosome 5, PAHARI_EIJ_v1.1, whole genome shotgun sequence genomic sequence AACCTAGAATCTCCAGGAAGGTTAATAGGATAGACAAAGTTGGCTGCTTAAATGTGGTCTAGCTTTCTTCATATTGGAGGGCGTGATTTAGAGCAAGGGCAAGGAAGACCCAGGGTGTGTGAGAGGGACAGTTTTAAAGAGATATCGACAGACATAGTggaaaactaaaaacaagcaaCACCAAAGAAAATGGTAGTATGAGGGAGACAGTGATAGGACAgaagtgagggaggagaggggaagagggaagagaaggaaagaaggaaagaggacagtagagggggaaggagatggagaaatggagaataaataggagaggggagagaggatatatcattgtaaataaaataagctCCCATGCAATATTCCACATCAGTGTCTAAATAGCTAGAGATTTAGCTAATAATTTAGGTAATACCAGATCAGATgagtgatatttatttatttatttatttattgtttttttttttttttttttttgccagacagggtttctctgtgtagccctggctgtcctggaactcgctctgtagaccaggctagcctcgaactcagaaatctgcctgcctctgcctcctgagtgctgggattaaaggcaagtgccaccactgcccagcgatgAATGACTTCTAAATCTCTCAAattattttgcatgtatttttATCGTTCTCTCAttagtgggtttttaaaaatctcagatATCATTTGCATATGATATACTTACTCTTTTATTGACTACAGCTTAGTgattgtttttgtcattgttctagtttcctgtctgttgctgtgataaaacaagcTGACCAGAAGCAGTTTAGAGAAGGGCAGGATTTCTTTGGATTACTCTTGCAGGTCACAGCCCATCCTTGAGGggagtcaggacaagaactcaagcaggaaggACCAGGCAGACACCCTGTGAAGAAACTGCTTGCTGCCTCACTCAGGCTCAGGCTGAAGGAGTTTTCTCACACAGCTGAGGTCACCTGCCCAGGGAGCAGTATGTTCACAGTGAGCTTAGCACCCCCACAGCAACTGAGCATCAAAACATctcagaggcaggcgaatttctgagttcgagaccagcctggtctacagagtgagttctaggacagccagggctatacagagaaaccctgtcttgaaaaatcaaaaaacaaaaacaaacaaacaaacaaaaaacccccaaaacatttCCCATAGACAATCTCATAGACCAGTCTGCCCTAAGTGATCCCTCAGTGGAgagactcccttctcaggtgAATTTAGGTTGTGTCACATCTGTAGTTAAAAACTACCAactaggccgggcgtggtggcgcatgcctttaatctcggcacttgggaggcagaggcaggcatatttctgagttcgaggccagcttggtctacagagtgagttccaggacagccagggctacacagagaaccctgtctcgaaaaaacaaacaaaaccaaaaccaaaaacaaaaactaccaacTAGGTAAATTTATGTATAATGTTTTTATGTTCATATTGGTTGACAGTCATGACAATTCCTGTTCATTCCAAATGACATCCTATAACTCTAAGCCTGGACAACCTTTACCCTGCCATCTCCATGGACTTGCCTATCCTGGAANTTTAAAATAGAATTTGAGATCTTTTGTGTCAAGCTGACTCAGCAATGTTTCATAGGTGATTGTATAATGAGTGCTCCTTGTGGATGCGGAGGGAGACTTTAGAGAGTTACCCAGTAGGGTGACAGAAATGTTGCATTGTAAATCCAAATACCAGGCAATGCTCAGAGTTCAGGACACCCTGCTAGAATGTGGCTAGCAGAGAATGAGGCCATGCAATGGAATGGGTGTACACAGCCTTGGTTTTTTAAATGGAGGAAAGCCAGATATCAACTATGCAGTCTTCTAAAGAGAGAGTTCTGTCACAGTTTTCTAGGAGAGAAACAAGATCAGGATATGTTGGCTGAAATCAGGATTGATCAGGCACCAAGGGTAGATTTATCCTTTAATGATTAATAGCTGGGAGCTGGTGCCACCCAATGGTGTGGTAAGGTTGGATGCGAGATTAGAGGAGTAAGTGTCAACCCCTGGTGAGGAAACCTGATTCTTCTGTGCATCCACTGAGGTGACTATGGGACTCCGAGTGCCCCTGCAAGGATTACTGGTGCTGTTCCTGCTGTGTGCCCTGCCTTGGACCGAAGGTGAGAAGGTGCTAGTGTTTCCTGTGGGGGGGAGCCACTGGCTGAGCATGAAGGATGTTGTGAGAGAGCTCCACGTCCGAGGGCACCAGACTGTGGTCCTGGCTCCAGAGGTGACCTTGTACATCAAAGGAGAGGACTTCTTCACTCTCAAAGCCTATGCCGTTCCCTATACAAGACAAGAATTGGGAGAAATGATGGGAAACCTTAAAGTGTTCTTTGACACAGGAAACTATatgaagaaaatctttaaaacattcgAGACTTTGAAAAACATGTCAACAGTTCTCTTAAAGACTTGTACAAATATATTGCACAATGAGTCCCTGCTCCACCACCTGAATTCCAGCTCCTTTGATGTAGTCTTTACAGATCCCACGGTTCCCTGTGGGGCATTGTTGGCCAAGTACTTAGGTATTCCTGCTGTGTTCTTTCTACGATACAACCCCTGTGGCATAGAATATGAGGGCACACAGTGTCCAAAACCTTCCTCTTATATTCCAAACCTATTCACAAGGCTTTCCGACCACATGGACTTCCTGCAAAGGGTCAAGAACATGCTGTACCCTCTGATCTTGAAGTACATTTGCCATTTATCAATCACTTCCTATGAAAGCCTGGCCTCTGAGCTTTTGCAGAGAGAAGTGTCCTTAGTGGAGGTTCTCAGCCATGCATCCGTGTGGCTGTTTCGAGGGGACTTTGTACTCGACTACCCCAGGCCCATCATGCCTAACATGGTCTTCANNNNNNNNNNNNNNNNNNNNNNNNNNNNNNNNNNNNNNNNNNNNNNNNNNNNNNNNNNNNNNNNNNNNNNNNNNNNNNNNNNNNNNNNNNNNNNNNNNNNNNNNNNNNNNNNNNNNNNNNNNNNNNNNNNNNNNNNNNNNNNNNNNNNNNNNNNNNNNNNNNNNNNNNNNNNNNNNNNNNNNNNNNNNNNNNNNNNNNNNNNNNNNNNNNNNNNNNNNNNNNNNNNNNNNNNNNNNNNNNNNNNNNNNNNNNNNNNNNNNNNNNNNNNNNNNNNNNNNNNNNNNNNNNNNNNNNNNNNNNNNNNNNNNNNNNNNNNNNNNNNNNNNNNNNNNNNNNNNNNNNNNNNNNNNNNNNNNNNNNNNNNNNNNNNNNNNNNNNNNNNNNNNNNNNNNNNNGGGCTCTACTGAGTCTATCCATGTGGCAGTTTATTATTTTCCTGAGAGTGAGATTTCCAAACTGGGGCAGGAACAGAGACAATGAGCTGCTGACCTATTACGATGAGTTCAACGTAAGTATTTCTAGGTGAGGGCAAAGGAACTTCAAATTGCAGTTGTTAGTTCTATGGGCACTTCTGCCATTTCCTAGTGTCCCcttcaatatctttcttcagtgtttgttACAAAACAAGACAACTTCATTGTAGAGTTCTTTTCTGGCCATGGTGAGCTTTAAtctaaggtttttattttttgaggcaattGTCACTGGGGTTGTGTTCTAGATTACGTTCACAATGTGTTGGCCATTGGTGATTAGGAAGACAATTGCTAATTTCATCTTCTGCCACTTTGAAGAAAGTGTTTCTCACCTCTGGCATTTTCAGGTGGAGTCTTTATGGTCACTTTTGTGTGCTGCCGTGTCATatgtaaatatgcaaataagGATGCTTGGatgcccttttttaaaaataagatttatttatttatttatttatttatttatttatttctatgtaagtacaagtagctgtcttcaggcaccccagaagagggcatcagatctcattatggatggttgtgagccaccatgtggttgctgggatttgaactcaggacctttagaagaacagtcaatgctcttaaccgctgagccatctctccagcctggatgcctttttttttttccttctttttgtttcctgctatttctcttcttttgttttgttctaacaAGAACCCTGGTACTAGATTCGTTGAGTGAACAGAATGAACCCCTTGTTTAGTTCCTGATTTTGTGCTTTGAATTTCTTCACATTTCCTAAGTGTTGGCTGCAGCTCTGAGAGACACAGATTTGattatgttatgttattttattatgttctttCAGTTTGTATTGTCCACGGGCTTCTTGCATTAATGGGTCCTCGGTTTTGCTAAAAGCCTTTCTGTAtcccttcttctggtgtgttccCTGAACTTTCAGTGGAGTCACTGTATTGTAGCTCTATACATCCGTTAAAGCTGGGCTCTTCCTGATCAGTTGTTGTGATCTGCATTTTGACCCATTGTGGCTCTctataatggtctccatctgttgcaaagagaaacttctttaGTGAGAGTTATGTGCTACGTTTGCCTACTTGTCTGAAGAGAAGTTCTTAGAATGTTAGAATTCATTTAAGAAGTATTCTGGTTTGGTGGTAGTAGGCACTCCTCTGAGCTCTAAGACCTCACTAAACTCTTGTTGTTttctaggtttctagtaccaggtatgatttccctcctgttgagtgcATCATTAATCCAATTAGAGAACTGTTGTTGTCACCTGATACAAGTATCATTATTGCACCTTTAGGGAAGGAAATCTTGCCATGTTAGTCATTGTGATTCGAAGGCTGCACAGCTGGTTATGACGTTTGCTCCACAGCACTCCCCCCTTCCCCACGGCCCCTATCCCTTGGCAGCTTGTTTAGTACCTTCCAGAACTATTAAAGTTAGGCCTTAGGGGGGTGGCTTTCAGTTATATCCAGTTTTTAGACTCCAAGTCCTGTATCCAAATAGCATGGTATCTTCTGCAATAGGGACCTACCTTCAACCTCTGTGAGGCAACTAAAGGCAACATCAATAGCCTGTAGTGTTTGGGAGTCTATTCTGACCAAGGACTCAAAAGGTAGgtgctaggtttttgtttttttgttttttttttttataagatatattCTGTGGCTCTTGGAAGCATTTTTAGCCCATGGCTCAGAGCCCAGAGACAGAGTCCCAGGGGACACTTGTCAGTATCTGTGAGAGGAGGCCTGACCAGAGGGTAGATTCTAATATTACATTCTTACACCTATATCTAAAGGGTAGGCCTACTACAAAAATACAGTAGCagttgattaaaaaaacaatcaattCTTCAACTCCAATAATTGAAGTATCCAAATAGCAATAATGGTACTATATACCCTATAATATTAGACGCTTAAAGtataaatggaaaatttaaaagtccAATAAGACTAGTGAATGGTATTGGGACGatagagaaagacagggaaaataaATAGAAGTGGTGAGCAATGGGGATGGATATGAGAGGGAAGCAGTTCCAACTAGATGTAGACTGAGacgagaaagagagaaagaaatacaaccCAACACCCAAACAGTGCCAGCTcaggagagactgagacagagacctgAAAACCAAGGCAGCCTTTGTTCTTTGGAGAACCTCTCAAAAGGGAGCTTAGAAAGACTAgaacaggagaaaagaagaagggaatgagaaaggaagaagacaaatagAATTGGATAATAGGATGGTTAAGACACCATTGGGTACCAAGGAAGCGGGGAATGAAAGttcaggaaaggaggaagagggtatAATGCCTGTACGTGGTCTCTCCCCTGGGTTCTGCTGATTCTGGTCTGCACTGGACAGCCCTTTCTAGGCTCACAGATTGAGCTCACGCCCCAGAGCAGGCTTTCACAGGTCAGGTGGCAGATGCAGTTGGTGTTCCTAGGTGGTCTTTCACTGGTCCATTTAAGGATCTTGGTCACACCTCTAGGCAGTCCTTTGTAAGGCTGGGTCACAGATGCTGAACCTGTCCATGAGAGGTCACTTAAAGGTCTGATTGGAAATGCTAGTCATGCCCCTAGATCTGGTGCCCAGTGTTCATTTGGAATTTGTGTCCAAGGTCCACTGCAGATTCTGGCTCTGATCAGTTTTCAACCTTGCTGAAGACCGCATGGTCAGGGTTCAGTTTACTTCCAGATATCTAGAGGTATTCTGTGGGCTAAGTTTCAGTGTATAGTCCTATGAGACTGTTGGTGAAAGAAACAGTTCTCAGCTCCATGGAATACAAGATATGACTTATTCTGGAGTCAAGTATGAGTGGCCACAGCCTGAGAATACAGATTGAGGTCTCCTCAAATACTATGTTCCAATGAGGTAGCagtttcatgaattttttttttatagaaacaaaatataacaaaaaaaatccacaagtCAAACACTTTTCAAACATAACAGGTGGGCACATAACAGGTAGGCAGGTCACAGCCAGATTGGGAGAACTCTATTACAGACCTTAGATGCTATCAGACAACACTCTAAGTCTTTTCATTGAGACTAaggtttttttattaaaatattccaaaagattttttatgtgtttgttagGATATAAAGTCCAATAGGTTCTGTGCTATGGTCCGACAGAGTGGGGCAAAGATAAAGATGGTCCAAGATAAATTGTAAGTAGGCTTTGGGCCTAGAAAATTCCCCTCTCTCCATGACATTCAAGTTCTACCCCATCAGTCAGCCTTTGCAGATGCAgctcctcacccctgctccccctacacacacacacacacacacacacacacacacacaca encodes the following:
- the LOC110322609 gene encoding UDP-glucuronosyltransferase 1-5 isoform X4, which produces MGLRVPLQGLLVLFLLCALPWTEGEKVLVFPVGGSHWLSMKDVVRELHVRGHQTVVLAPEVTLYIKGEDFFTLKAYAVPYTRQELGEMMGNLKVFFDTGNYMKKIFKTFETLKNMSTVLLKTCTNILHNESLLHHLNSSSFDVVFTDPTVPCGALLAKYLGIPAVFFLRYNPCGIEYEGTQCPKPSSYIPNLFTRLSDHMDFLQRVKNMLYPLILKYICHLSITSYESLASELLQREVSLVEVLSHASVWLFRGDFVLDYPRPIMPNMVFTGGINCVIKTPLSQEFEAYVXASGEHGIVVFSLGSMVSEIPEKKAMEIAEALGRIPQTVLWRYTGTRPSNLAKNTILVKWLPQNDLLGHPKARAFITHSGSHGIYEGICNGVPMVMMPLFGDQTDNAKRMETRGAGVTLNVLEMTADDLENALKDVINNKSYKENIMHLSSLHKDRPIEPLDXAVFWVEYVMRHKGAPHLRPAAHDLTWYQYHSLDVIGFLLAIVLTVVFIVFKCCAYGCRKCFGGKGRVKKSHKSKAH